A genomic segment from Anabas testudineus chromosome 6, fAnaTes1.2, whole genome shotgun sequence encodes:
- the LOC113166426 gene encoding cell surface glycoprotein 1-like has protein sequence MGNKVTRRRDTPEENAETSATAEEPAEEPEETQTQEDSEPENLDVVVGEPVTLVACLPREECISECKNVECPAAALNTQNDAEPEPVAEETPAPVQPELLVSISDPPPKSEPAEEPKPAVEAQLAPKPEPTSNAETETEAVPEPSSELVPDPAEAPEQQTDMLTQEPLPKPVISSPTLINLGVPDVTLQPVDTPPAPAPIHNMADADEPSDIPVNEECQDGAEATFEPEKPEDISESLEEPMEATDNLEQLVTDASEDSVSRLLKNLELQGNDLVPDLIPSDVKIPDDTPITDICRSTELM, from the coding sequence ATGGGAAACAAGGTCACCAGAAGGCGAGACACTCCAGAAGAAAATGCCGAAACCTCTGCCACTGCAGAGGAGCCAGCAGAAGAacctgaggagacacagacGCAGGAGGACAGTGAGCCAGAGAATCTAGACGTGGTTGTCGGGGAGCCGGTGACACTAGTGGCATGTTTGCCACGTGAAGAATGCATATCAGAGTGTAAAAACGTGGAgtgtcctgctgctgcactaaacacacaaaatgacgCTGAACCAGAGCCTGTGGCAGAGGAAACCCCAGCTCCAGTACAACCTGAGCTTCTGGTTTCAATCAGTGATCCACCTCCAAAATCAGAACCCGCTGAAGAACCAAAACCTGCTGTGGAAGCTCAGCTCGCTCCAAAACCTGAGCCCACTTCaaatgcagagacagaaactgaGGCAGTCCCTGAGCCCTCATCAGAGCTAGTACCAGACCCAGCTGAGGCTccagagcagcagacagacatgcTTACCCAAGAGCCTCTGCCTAAGCCGGTGATTTCTTCACCCACTTTGATCAACCTGGGTGTTCCTGATGTGACTCTTCAACCTGTTGACACTCCTCCCGCCCCAGCTCCCATTCACAACATGGCCGATGCAGACGAGCCTTCAGACATCCCAGTAAATGAGGAGTGCCAAGACGGTGCTGAGGCCACGTTTGAGCCAGAAAAGCCTGAAGATATATCAGAGTCTCTGGAAGAGCCAATGGAGGCAACAGATAATCTGGAACAGCTTGTGACAGATGCCAGTGAGGACAGCGTTAGCAGACTCCTAAAGAACTTGGAGCTGCAAGGAAATGACCTTGTCCCTGATCTTATTCCCAGTGATGTCAAGATCCCCGATGACACTCCCATCACAGACATATGCAGATCCACAGAGCTGATGTGA
- the si:ch211-127m7.2 gene encoding uncharacterized protein si:ch211-127m7.2 gives MQRHRVLPSWMAKKQEKEKESLTRRRKRKVARAVFYCMNEKELVEAAVSCLSNSGCEDVTVHTDHKVGNMAGDATVEHTSSNTNTKPVMEVLEEESSDCHDALESTYVSETDLDITEVETLPYSKSPQHQAPEGQRSEPVEDHSGVTDVELEAEKTEERPKMKGDSAEEEDALRLVREIFFS, from the exons ATGCAGAGACACCGGGTTCTGCCGTCGTGGATGGCGAAaaagcaggagaaggagaaagagtcGCTAACGAGGCGCAGAAAACGGAAAGTTGCGAG gGCCGTTTTCTACTGTATGAACGAGAAAGAGCTGGTAGAAGCTGCTGTTTCGTGTTTGTCCAATAGCGGCTGCGAAGATGTGACTGTCCACACTGACCACAAG GTTGGAAACATGGCAGGAGACGCCACGGTGGAACATACctcttcaaacacaaacacaaagccagTGATGGAGGTTTTAGAAGAGGAGTCTTCAGACTGTCATGATGCCCTGGAGTCGACATACGTTTCAGAAACAGACTTGGACATCACTGAGGTAGAAACTCTGCCATACAGCAAGAGCCCACAGCATCAAGCACCcgagggtcagaggtcagaacCAGTTGAGGATCACAGCGGTGTCACCGATGTTGAACTGGAGGCTGAGAAAACAGAGGAGCGGCCAAAGATGAAAGGAGAttcagcagaggaagaggatgcTTTAAGACTTGTGCGGGAAATCTTTTTCTCCTGA
- the neto2b gene encoding neuropilin and tolloid-like protein 2 isoform X3 produces MHVVLLYCILPLLPHTSPFAVWIFFLFIEEVFALAHKTKDGGSKGVRPSQWPKNSRYCGNWARNAEGGTFSSPNYPNTYPPNKECLYVLEAQPRQRIELQFDKTFYIEASFECRFDHIEVRDGPFSFSPLINRFCGSASPGLVLSSGRFMWIRFFSDEELEGIGFQVKYTFTADPEFHLHVGGLLNPIPDCQFELTGADGLIRSSQVEEEYKLKPDQAVDCIWTIRAPTNNRIYLRFLEYQMENSNECKKNFVAVYDGSNAIEDLKAKFCSTVANDIMLDTGVGVVRMWADETSRLSRFRMLFTSFADPPCLGTMFFCHTNMCINTTLVCNGIQNCVFPWDESNCIETKTKSVFHHITKTHGTVICVSTGVVLLLLIVSIMVQVKQPRKKVLVRKNNLFHRGDSQDAFEPPHYELFTLRDKGISGDLGELSQELQSMQALRRSSSGSRCIHEHHCGSQASVNSNKTSQAVQGLGRASMELLPFRGDIQSTLPPFRDLNSSLRKKSWPSMKSGRMQGHHSIGDRALGRQDRVMEEDEEEEDGRYDVYVRRAGSRRGNHEMAQQRSLSMDF; encoded by the exons ATGCATGTAG tACTCCTTTATTGtatccttcctctcctcccacatACTTCTCCGTTTGCAGTCTGGATATTTTTTCTATTCATCGAGGAGGTGTTTGCTTTGGCACATAAGACTAAAG ATGGAGGCTCTAAAGGAGTTAGACCGTCCCAGTGGCCGAAGAATTCTCGTTACTGTGGAAACTGGGCACGAAACGCAGAGGGTGGCACCTTTAGTTCCCCAAACTACCCAAATACGTACCCTCCCAACAAGGAGTGCCTGTATGTGCTGgaag CACAGCCCCGCCAGCGAATAGAGCTGCAGTTTGATAAAACCTTCTACATCGAGGCGTCATTTGAGTGTCGTTTCGACCACATCGAGGTGCGAGATGGTCCCTTTAGCTTCTCGCCACTCATCAATCGCTTCTGTGGCTCAGCCAGTCCTGGGCTAGTCCTCTCCAGTGGACGTTTCATGTGGATCCGCTTCTTCAGTGATGAGGAGCTGGAGGGGATCGGCTTCCAGGTCAAGTACACCTTTACTGCAG ATCCAGAATTTCATCTGCACGTGGGAGGACTTCTAAACCCCATCCCAG ATTGTCAGTTTGAACTGACTGGAGCTGATGGCCTGATCCGTTCCAGTCAGGTGGAGGAAGAGTACAAATTGAAGCCAGACCAGGCAGTGGACTGCATCTGGACTATACGAGCCCCAACAAACAACAGG ATTTATCTGCGGTTCTTGGAATACCAAATGGAAAACTCAAACGAGTGTAAGAAGAACTTTGTGGCTGTTTATGACGGCAGTAATGCTATTGAGGACCTAAAG GCTAAGTTTTGTAGCACAGTAGCTAATGACATCATGTTAGACACTGGTGTGGGAGTAGTGAGGATGTGGGCCGACGAGACAAGCCGTCTCAGCCGTTTTCGGATGCTGTTCACTTCTTTTGCTGACC cgCCCTGCCTAGGCACTATGTTCTTTTGCCACACTAACATGTGCATCAACACTACTCTGGTGTGCAATGGCATACAAAACTGTGTCTTTCCATGGGATGAAAGCAACTGCATAG agacaaaaacaaaaagtgtttttcaccACATCACAAAGACTCATGGGACAGTAATCTGTGTCTCTACCGGGGTGGTGCTGCTGCTACTTATTGTCTCCATCATGGTGCAAGTCAAACAGCCACGGAAAAAG GTGTTGGTACGTAAGAACAACCTGTTTCACCGAGGAGACTCTCAGGATGCGTTTGAGCCTCCGCATTATGAACTCTTTACACTCAGAGACAAG GGGATATCTGGGGACCTTGGGGAGCTCTCTCAGGAACTGCAGTCTATGCAGGCGCTCAGAAGATCCTCATCAGGTTCACGCTGCATTCATGAACATCACTGTGGCTCTCAGGCATCTGTCAACTCGAACAAAACCAGTCAGGCTGTACAGGGACTGGGCAGGGCATCCATGGAGCTTCTCCCTTTCAGAGGAGACATCCAGAGCACCTTACCGCCCTTCAGAGACTTGAACAGCAGTCTGCGTAAGAAGAGCTGGCCTAGCATGAAATCAGGCCGAATGCAGGGCCATCACAGTATCGGGGACAGGGCACTAGGGCGGCAGGACAGAGTcatggaggaggatgaagaggaggaggatggaagATATGATGTGTATGTGCGCAGAGCAGGAAGCCGAAGAGGGAACCACGAAATGGCCCAGCAGAGATCCTTGTCCATGGACTtctga
- the neto2b gene encoding neuropilin and tolloid-like protein 2 isoform X1, protein MHVVWIFFLFIEEVFALAHKTKDGGSKGVRPSQWPKNSRYCGNWARNAEGGTFSSPNYPNTYPPNKECLYVLEAQPRQRIELQFDKTFYIEASFECRFDHIEVRDGPFSFSPLINRFCGSASPGLVLSSGRFMWIRFFSDEELEGIGFQVKYTFTADPEFHLHVGGLLNPIPDCQFELTGADGLIRSSQVEEEYKLKPDQAVDCIWTIRAPTNNRIYLRFLEYQMENSNECKKNFVAVYDGSNAIEDLKAKFCSTVANDIMLDTGVGVVRMWADETSRLSRFRMLFTSFADPPCLGTMFFCHTNMCINTTLVCNGIQNCVFPWDESNCIETKTKSVFHHITKTHGTVICVSTGVVLLLLIVSIMVQVKQPRKKVLVRKNNLFHRGDSQDAFEPPHYELFTLRDKGISGDLGELSQELQSMQALRRSSSGSRCIHEHHCGSQASVNSNKTSQAVQGLGRASMELLPFRGDIQSTLPPFRDLNSSLRKKSWPSMKSGRMQGHHSIGDRALGRQDRVMEEDEEEEDGRYDVYVRRAGSRRGNHEMAQQRSLSMDF, encoded by the exons ATGCATGTAG TCTGGATATTTTTTCTATTCATCGAGGAGGTGTTTGCTTTGGCACATAAGACTAAAG ATGGAGGCTCTAAAGGAGTTAGACCGTCCCAGTGGCCGAAGAATTCTCGTTACTGTGGAAACTGGGCACGAAACGCAGAGGGTGGCACCTTTAGTTCCCCAAACTACCCAAATACGTACCCTCCCAACAAGGAGTGCCTGTATGTGCTGgaag CACAGCCCCGCCAGCGAATAGAGCTGCAGTTTGATAAAACCTTCTACATCGAGGCGTCATTTGAGTGTCGTTTCGACCACATCGAGGTGCGAGATGGTCCCTTTAGCTTCTCGCCACTCATCAATCGCTTCTGTGGCTCAGCCAGTCCTGGGCTAGTCCTCTCCAGTGGACGTTTCATGTGGATCCGCTTCTTCAGTGATGAGGAGCTGGAGGGGATCGGCTTCCAGGTCAAGTACACCTTTACTGCAG ATCCAGAATTTCATCTGCACGTGGGAGGACTTCTAAACCCCATCCCAG ATTGTCAGTTTGAACTGACTGGAGCTGATGGCCTGATCCGTTCCAGTCAGGTGGAGGAAGAGTACAAATTGAAGCCAGACCAGGCAGTGGACTGCATCTGGACTATACGAGCCCCAACAAACAACAGG ATTTATCTGCGGTTCTTGGAATACCAAATGGAAAACTCAAACGAGTGTAAGAAGAACTTTGTGGCTGTTTATGACGGCAGTAATGCTATTGAGGACCTAAAG GCTAAGTTTTGTAGCACAGTAGCTAATGACATCATGTTAGACACTGGTGTGGGAGTAGTGAGGATGTGGGCCGACGAGACAAGCCGTCTCAGCCGTTTTCGGATGCTGTTCACTTCTTTTGCTGACC cgCCCTGCCTAGGCACTATGTTCTTTTGCCACACTAACATGTGCATCAACACTACTCTGGTGTGCAATGGCATACAAAACTGTGTCTTTCCATGGGATGAAAGCAACTGCATAG agacaaaaacaaaaagtgtttttcaccACATCACAAAGACTCATGGGACAGTAATCTGTGTCTCTACCGGGGTGGTGCTGCTGCTACTTATTGTCTCCATCATGGTGCAAGTCAAACAGCCACGGAAAAAG GTGTTGGTACGTAAGAACAACCTGTTTCACCGAGGAGACTCTCAGGATGCGTTTGAGCCTCCGCATTATGAACTCTTTACACTCAGAGACAAG GGGATATCTGGGGACCTTGGGGAGCTCTCTCAGGAACTGCAGTCTATGCAGGCGCTCAGAAGATCCTCATCAGGTTCACGCTGCATTCATGAACATCACTGTGGCTCTCAGGCATCTGTCAACTCGAACAAAACCAGTCAGGCTGTACAGGGACTGGGCAGGGCATCCATGGAGCTTCTCCCTTTCAGAGGAGACATCCAGAGCACCTTACCGCCCTTCAGAGACTTGAACAGCAGTCTGCGTAAGAAGAGCTGGCCTAGCATGAAATCAGGCCGAATGCAGGGCCATCACAGTATCGGGGACAGGGCACTAGGGCGGCAGGACAGAGTcatggaggaggatgaagaggaggaggatggaagATATGATGTGTATGTGCGCAGAGCAGGAAGCCGAAGAGGGAACCACGAAATGGCCCAGCAGAGATCCTTGTCCATGGACTtctga
- the neto2b gene encoding neuropilin and tolloid-like protein 2 isoform X2, with the protein MEALKELDRPSGRRILVTVETGHETQRVAPLVPQTTQIRTLPTRSACMCWKPRQRIELQFDKTFYIEASFECRFDHIEVRDGPFSFSPLINRFCGSASPGLVLSSGRFMWIRFFSDEELEGIGFQVKYTFTADPEFHLHVGGLLNPIPDCQFELTGADGLIRSSQVEEEYKLKPDQAVDCIWTIRAPTNNRIYLRFLEYQMENSNECKKNFVAVYDGSNAIEDLKAKFCSTVANDIMLDTGVGVVRMWADETSRLSRFRMLFTSFADPPCLGTMFFCHTNMCINTTLVCNGIQNCVFPWDESNCIETKTKSVFHHITKTHGTVICVSTGVVLLLLIVSIMVQVKQPRKKVLVRKNNLFHRGDSQDAFEPPHYELFTLRDKGISGDLGELSQELQSMQALRRSSSGSRCIHEHHCGSQASVNSNKTSQAVQGLGRASMELLPFRGDIQSTLPPFRDLNSSLRKKSWPSMKSGRMQGHHSIGDRALGRQDRVMEEDEEEEDGRYDVYVRRAGSRRGNHEMAQQRSLSMDF; encoded by the exons ATGGAGGCTCTAAAGGAGTTAGACCGTCCCAGTGGCCGAAGAATTCTCGTTACTGTGGAAACTGGGCACGAAACGCAGAGGGTGGCACCTTTAGTTCCCCAAACTACCCAAATACGTACCCTCCCAACAAGGAGTGCCTGTATGTGCTGgaag CCCCGCCAGCGAATAGAGCTGCAGTTTGATAAAACCTTCTACATCGAGGCGTCATTTGAGTGTCGTTTCGACCACATCGAGGTGCGAGATGGTCCCTTTAGCTTCTCGCCACTCATCAATCGCTTCTGTGGCTCAGCCAGTCCTGGGCTAGTCCTCTCCAGTGGACGTTTCATGTGGATCCGCTTCTTCAGTGATGAGGAGCTGGAGGGGATCGGCTTCCAGGTCAAGTACACCTTTACTGCAG ATCCAGAATTTCATCTGCACGTGGGAGGACTTCTAAACCCCATCCCAG ATTGTCAGTTTGAACTGACTGGAGCTGATGGCCTGATCCGTTCCAGTCAGGTGGAGGAAGAGTACAAATTGAAGCCAGACCAGGCAGTGGACTGCATCTGGACTATACGAGCCCCAACAAACAACAGG ATTTATCTGCGGTTCTTGGAATACCAAATGGAAAACTCAAACGAGTGTAAGAAGAACTTTGTGGCTGTTTATGACGGCAGTAATGCTATTGAGGACCTAAAG GCTAAGTTTTGTAGCACAGTAGCTAATGACATCATGTTAGACACTGGTGTGGGAGTAGTGAGGATGTGGGCCGACGAGACAAGCCGTCTCAGCCGTTTTCGGATGCTGTTCACTTCTTTTGCTGACC cgCCCTGCCTAGGCACTATGTTCTTTTGCCACACTAACATGTGCATCAACACTACTCTGGTGTGCAATGGCATACAAAACTGTGTCTTTCCATGGGATGAAAGCAACTGCATAG agacaaaaacaaaaagtgtttttcaccACATCACAAAGACTCATGGGACAGTAATCTGTGTCTCTACCGGGGTGGTGCTGCTGCTACTTATTGTCTCCATCATGGTGCAAGTCAAACAGCCACGGAAAAAG GTGTTGGTACGTAAGAACAACCTGTTTCACCGAGGAGACTCTCAGGATGCGTTTGAGCCTCCGCATTATGAACTCTTTACACTCAGAGACAAG GGGATATCTGGGGACCTTGGGGAGCTCTCTCAGGAACTGCAGTCTATGCAGGCGCTCAGAAGATCCTCATCAGGTTCACGCTGCATTCATGAACATCACTGTGGCTCTCAGGCATCTGTCAACTCGAACAAAACCAGTCAGGCTGTACAGGGACTGGGCAGGGCATCCATGGAGCTTCTCCCTTTCAGAGGAGACATCCAGAGCACCTTACCGCCCTTCAGAGACTTGAACAGCAGTCTGCGTAAGAAGAGCTGGCCTAGCATGAAATCAGGCCGAATGCAGGGCCATCACAGTATCGGGGACAGGGCACTAGGGCGGCAGGACAGAGTcatggaggaggatgaagaggaggaggatggaagATATGATGTGTATGTGCGCAGAGCAGGAAGCCGAAGAGGGAACCACGAAATGGCCCAGCAGAGATCCTTGTCCATGGACTtctga
- the LOC113166259 gene encoding ADP-ribosylation factor 4-like, whose protein sequence is MGLTISSIFGRLFGKKQMRILMVGLDAAGKTTILYKLKLGEIVTTIPTIGFNVETVEYKNISFTVWDVGGQDKIRPLWRHYFQNTQGLIFVVDSNDRERVAESAEELSKMLLEDELKDAVLLVFANKQDLPNALSVSELTDKLGLHALRNKTWHIESTCATQGTGLYEGLDWLSKELSKN, encoded by the exons ATGGGGCTCACCATCTCGTCGATCTTCGGCCGGCTTTTtggcaaaaaacaaatgaggatTTTAATGG TTGGGCTGGATGctgctggaaaaacaacaatctTGTACAAACTGAAGCTTGGTGAAATTGTAACCACCATCCCAACCATTG GTTTCAATGTGGAGACAGtagaatataaaaatatcagttTCACAGTATGGGACGTAGGCGGCCAGGACAAGATCCGACCTCTCTGGAGACATTACTTTCAGAACACACAG GGCCTCATCTTTGTAGTGGACAGTAATGATAGAGAACGAGTGGCAGAGTCTGCAGAAGAGCTCTCAAAGATG TTGCTGGAGGATGAGCTAAAAGATGCGGTTTTGCTGGTGTTTGCTAACAAACAGGACCTTCCCAATGCCTTATCAGTAAGCGAACTCACAGACAAACTTGGCCTTCATGCCCTTCGCAACAAAACT TGGCACATTGAGTCTACTTGCGCCACCCAGGGCACTGGGCTGTATGAGGGACTTGACTGGCTAtccaaagagctttccaagaACTAA
- the si:dkey-30c15.2 gene encoding transmembrane protein 116 encodes MKLNCILSGDQIDVLSTVYLVLLTPSVIASFSVLVVSIVRWRHLKEQVHLLVQLALADLLAALILLSATVINKVNTDNNVAICKFILPLSLAFYFISFVLVVVYAWKSKNAIQGWRARPAEDEVAQSQCKKKIIAIPVYVMVWLIPIALYLAYVLTPFINSSTPIPITDISANGVFRNDSKYYTSCILFLHVCRGRCSDAEKFHDTFIRVFLVLVVILVMLSCSVIYYHVGKWYERHQHHSLFPVEGDGRSRRRSKRIFSTARNMVMVVLFCWAPALILLFTLMISTNVQQPSLFGLYIIQAASVSLQGFLNSMVYAWRRPNFTEAVLGENTPLVAHDHLAFFDESLRNSSYC; translated from the exons ATGAAGCTCAATTGTATCTTGAGTGGAGATCAG attgATGTTCTCTCCACTGTGTATTTAGTGCTACTCACTCCCAG TGTCATCGCGAGTTTTTCTGTCCTTGTGGTTTCCATAGTCAGATGGAGGCATCTAAAAGAGCAG gTGCATCTCCTGGTGCAGCTCGCCCTGGCAGACCTACTGGCTGCTCTGATCCTGTTATCCGCCACTGTCATTAACAAAGTCAACACTGACAACAATGTAGCCATCTGCAAATTCATCCTGCCCCTGTCACTG gcattttattttatttcatttgtgcTGGTGGTGGTTTATGCATGGAAGTCGAAGAACGCAATCCAAGGGTGGAGAGCAAGGCCTGCAGAGGATGAAGTTGCACAG AGccagtgtaaaaagaaaataattgctATTCCTGTATACGTCATGGTTTG GTTGATCCCCATTGCATTATACTTGGCATATGTGCTCACTCCCTTTATAAACTCTTCCACGCCGATTCCTATTACTGACATATCGGCTAATGGGGTCTTCCGTAATGACAGCAAGTACTACACCAG ttgtattttatttttgcatgtcTGTAGAGGCCGCTGCTCAGATGCT GAAAAATTCCATGACACGTTCATCAGAGTTTTTCTTGTCCTTGTGGTAATACTGGTGATGTTGTCTTGCTCT GTCATTTATTATCACGTTGGTAAATGGTATGAAAGACATCAGCATCACAGCCTGTTTCCTGTGGAAGGAGATGGACGTTCAAGAAGAAGATCCAAAAGAATTTTTTCTACAGCACGAAATATGGTGATGGTCGTCTTATTCTGCTGGGCACCAg CTCTGATTCTGCTATTTACCCTGATGATATCGACAAATGTTCAACAGCCGAGTCTTTTTGGCCTTTACATTATACAG gcTGCCAGTGTTTCCCTGCAAGGCTTCCTGAACAGTATGGTTTATGCCTGGAGACGACCAAATTTCACAGAGGCTGTTCTTGGGGAGAACACACCCCTAGTGGCACATGACCACCTGGCCTTTTTTGATGAATCGCTGAGGAACTCATCTTATTGTTGA